The genomic interval TgtctctttttaatttaatcaattgATAGTTTTTGAACTGTTTTATCTCAGACACTTTAGAAACTAGTTTCAGAGTATTATTGCAAACCGCTTCCCAACATGTGTGAGCAGTGTCCGTTTTGTTGACAACTCTCCTGTAACTGCCCTTAACGTCGTCACGTTTCTATCCAGAAGTGATTCTCTTATTTCAGACCAGCTTTGCCTTCAAATTGGGTCAGGATGCCAAGAtcgataaataaataatgtgtataGTGTTTTGCAGGCCTTGTACTGAAAGGAACTGCTCATCTAGCGGGACTTgatatatggatggatagaaaAATGTCTGGCAACAATTACAATAATCAGCTCAGTCACTtatcaaaaaaagtaaaacaaaacaaccctatattttctttaacatttcgGGGTTTGGGACCTTTGGGCAAACAAATGAAGACGTTGGCAGATCCTTTGCAGACTTGCAATGGGTGTTTTTGACAAGCGTGTTGATTCATTGTCTCAACAGTTgctataaaaaatgaaatatgaattgataatgaaaagcattttgTTAGTTGTTGCCCTGGTCCTATTTAGTTGACATTCAGAGATCTGAAAGCGTTTTGGAGGACTTTTAACTTGACCTGCCCTAAGACGCACAACCGGGCTCTGCTTCTAAGAACACATGGTAGGAATTGACTCTTTTACCTTGTCATTTCAGGCATTTCTTGAGTGGCTCTTGCAGATTTGGTCCAAGATGTCATTATCGACATGAGTGGCCAGTTATACAGTCGGCTCAAATCTGTAGGCACTTTCAGAAAGGTGTTTGCTGGTATGGTGAACGCTGCAGGTAATCTTTTTTcccgcgtgtgtgcgtgcgtgtctgtgtgtgtgatcaaagAGGTTGATATGCATACACATTTCTTTATTCCAATACTAGGTTTCTCCATGTCCTTCAGTCTGACGTTGATGCAGCAGTTGCAGGTAGAAGAGGTTCGGTGCCTGCCGTGTCCTCCACCTCCCGTGTGGCTCGCGCTCAACCTGACAGAAGAGGGTCTGAGCCAACGCTCATGCAGGCCCAGATGCTGTCCAGGCACGATTGCAGCCGATCAGGGAGGCTGGCTCATATCTCAAATTCCAACATTGGACGCCTGGCAGTAAATATCACTGTGGAAGAATCACAAGGTATTGGATGTTTTCATGGGCGAAATTGACTTTGCTCAgaatttctatttatttttatactacTTTTTTGCAGATACTGAATCTCTAACTGCTTCTCTGGAATCGGTCCAAAGCTCAAATGCTGCTGAAGCGGGTGCAAGTGATAGAAGAAATGAGCAGGTCCGTTTCTTATCTGCTGCGTTCACTGTGATCGTCTTATAGGCCATAGGAGAGAATTAAACTAGACTTAGACTTTTGCTAACGTCAGTTATTTTGTGTTCAGCAGACCTCTTCAACTGAGACAACAGAGGAAGGGGCTGCGGCTGCAGCCTCCGGTACCCAGGGGGAAGTGGAGGCTCTGCTCCAGAGTAAAAACGTGACCTGTGGCATCTGCATGGACAAGGTGTATGAAAAGACGGATCTACGAGAGCAAGTATTTGGAATATTGCCAAACTGCAGTCACGCCTTCTGTTTACAATGCATAATGACctggaggaaaatgaaagactTTGAGCCAGACGTGGTAAAGTAGGTGCcattaatatttgaatattttacgGCATCTGAGGACATTACTGTATGAGGATCTGACTCAACACCAGTGTTTAATGATTAATCCCCAGGAGCTGCCCACAATGTCGAGTGAGATCTGCCTTTTATGTGCCAAACAAATACTGGGTTGAAGGGCAAGCAAAAGAAAGTGTGATTGTCGCCTTCAAAGAGAAATGCAGGTAAGataaataacattcatttagcagacgcttttgtccaaagccacGTACAATAAGTTCAGTTTTGATAGCAGCGCTAATCTCTACAGCAGGAGCCGGTTGCACAGCACTTAGTGAGTTTAACCTAGTTCTAATGTAAGCATAATGTGGAGCATAATTAGATATTTCTCACGTACTCtaaactgtatatatttcaACTCTTAAACTCAGATTTCTCCATGTATGCAGACATAAATTAATACCTACATTTACTTAAGCTAAATTGAGCTTGAGGTTTGACACGATGGGctttaaaactttattgtcatcAGTGCAGGTGGAATGATTTATCATCCTACTTGGtcacagtttgaaaaatgattctGAAGTTATTTTATCATTGCTGGGTAAGATAACATAGGTTTCAGTCATTTATCCTTTTCCCCATACTGATCGTGTTCTTCAAGAGATTTCAAGGTTCTGGCCCATTCATCTCTCGCATGTTCACTGATTTGTCTTTTAACTTGTAGTTATTGTTTTGCCTGACTTGCTGTCTTACTGTGACATTAAAGTTGACTGAAACTTGGTTGCAATTGAAAacttcaaagacaaaaacaatgttccAGTTTGAGTGAGAACACATCTGGGAGTGTGATGAAATCAGCAACTCAAAATGTTCATTCTTAAAATTACCACCAggttccaaaaaataaaatgatccaACAGTTGAGGTTGATTCCAAAAACATCTTGCTTTAATATTTACTGTCTAGAGAGTTTGTAAGTTTGCAAATGAGAGCTTGGACCTTAAtctgacattttagaaaaatgtaatacttGGAATTGTCTGTTGTATTGTACTAATAACCTAAGATGGATTCTAAAGTCTTCtacacatgatttattttacctatgggtttgttttttctcgcAAAGCACATGATCAAATGCTGTGTTCCAGACAACTCAGAAGGGTTATTATTtacttaataataattcaattaaatacaGGCCAATATAATTTACATTGCCATTTTAGTCGATGGTTTACCATTGAAAGTGCTCACTTCCATGCGTGCCCACAATGTTGTGACACCTGACCACTGCTTCACCATGAAATCGAGGTGGATGGATCTGCGTCGAGTTCCCGAGTAGGAACTCTGACTTTGAGTGGTACTACGtagttcttcctttttttagcATGTCAGAAAATCTCCACTTCTGAGTTGTCTGAAAGAAGATACTTCCTTGGGTCCTCAGCAATACACCCGGCAAGTTTGGACTCTATTGGATGAGCTGTCTTTGAGAAATTAGAAGGGACAAGCAGATTTCTGGCTTTATGTAACTGGGTGTTAAATCATGCTTGGTGATCCTTTGAACTTCAACCCAGTGCTGAATTGTCATAGTTTTGTTTGATTAACTCACACATGATACTGAAGACACCCCCAACCTgatctgtctcctctctggtGATTTACAGAAGGAAAAGCTGCATTTACTATGCACGTTACGGATGCTGCCCCTTCAAAACGGAGTGCCTTTATCGACATGATAAATCTACACGTCGCagatcatttacagtaaatatactttaaaatCTTGTGCGCTGTTGATGTTGGTGTGTTTACTTTGCTTTTACCATACTTTTGTTCCCTGCTCACAGTATCCTacagaagatgaagacgacTACGATGGCTTAGATCTACTTAATTTTTTCATAGCCATGACCCTTCTCAGtggtgatgacgatgacgacgtTGATGACTATGACTTTACCTTTTCCGACCTAACGGAGGAGTATGGtttctgagctgctgttttcttttttcattctttttgtcaGTGCCTGAAACCACTGAATGGGGCCTCGTCTATTCGTAACCATTGGTCTCAGGAGAACACATGGTTGTGTTGTGACTCTTCTGTCCTCCTTGTATCAGTATTAAAACAACTTTTGAGTAGCTGTGATCAGGACAAGGGAAACCAACCACGCACCATGGAGGGCCAAGTGTGTTCATATTATTGATTGGTCAGACAGGCAGTTCAGCGTCAGAAGAACTAATCTGTGAAATTAGCTTCTCCAGTTGTTTGGGAATTAGTACACTTGACTCTCCGTGGCGCATGGTTTGTCGCGCCAATTCAAGATACAAGCCCCCCAGATAGAAATTCAAGATTTGTCCCGTTTCTGAGGATTTTGTATTAATCTGTGGCATCGTAATAATTAAGGGTTTACCCTCCTATGGCCATAGTGCTTCAAATATGTTGCAGATTGTCAATTTCCCTATTAACGTCTCTGCTGATGTAATACCAGTGCTCATTTCTGACTTCTCTGCTTGCAATTTGCaccattttgatattttaaaaagtgttatgTGGATGTTAGTTTTAATTGTCTAAAGATAAAAAGTGTACTGTACCTGCTTTCTTCCTAATGTCCACTACCGATGATACCTGCCTCAAGTGGTAGTAATGACAAGCCTTTTCCTGGTTTTTGGCAAGAATACAAAATGTTaagattttatttcttttaaagaagtTGTACTtgtacacagaaaataaaacattgcttCACACTTTGTCTCACTGAACGGGTGTGTCATGCtctttattgattattttacaGTCTTAAAAGTGGATTTAAAGAATGAATGTGTAATTTCAGGGACGATAATCTGTTTTGTCTGACGCCACCACTAGATGGAGATGTCGAGCACGGGGTCAGACAAGTGTGACACTCAAAGAAGAAATGTTTAGGAAAAACAAGAGCGATGGGTACTTGAATATGAGAAGGAAATCATGGCGCTGGGTGTTAGACCTAAATAGTACATCTATGGTGTTAGATCATTGTCGCAGAGGAGATCAGGAAATCTATCTTTTTAGTAGTCGCTGGAATTATTGGGAGACTTTAATGTTTGAGTAAAGTAACCGCTCTAGTCCGCCCTCCAGTAGGTGGCAGTATAACGCCTAAAAGCTGTTGGCAGACCGCCGTTAAAAGGAGGTGGAAGAAGTCTCACGCACACTGGCGGGTAGTAGAAGTAAACACTGGCGAAGGAAGCTCGAGACCTCGGCATGTTTCTGAGTCGGTTTGACGGCCAGTCGAAGCTCCTGGTCGGCTCGCTGATGTCCGGAGCCTCCGGCGGCCTCAGGGCGCTGGACGTCTTCCACAGGCAGCAGCGAGCGAACCCGGACATGTCGCTGGGTCCCTTCATAGAGACACTGTGTCAAGACGAAGTCCCCTGTCCACACCCTGGGGCCCAGACACTGaccgtgtgagtgagtgtgtgtgtacacagctgTGGTATTAGTATCGACATTTTTACTGCACCATATTAATCTGATTTATCATCTACCAATATTTCAATCACTGATTTTGCTTGAAACGAAAACATGACTACACATGACTTCTGATTGTTGCCAATATCGGCCGTCTCACAGAAATTATACTTTTGAAATATGCAGCAGACAAGTGATATGTTAAGTCCATTAGCGCTCACCTAAGACCAGAGAATGTATcgattagtttaaaaaaagtagatatatttatatatgttgcTTAAAAAAATCGATTAAGtatttgctgattatttttctttcaatcaatTGATCATATTGTCTCAGCTCTACCAAAGACAAACTGTTCACATGTGTCACATAATGTCATCTACCAGTTGCTTATGTCTCTCACACCCTTTCTTCCTCACCTACTCCAGCAAACCCCTGGTGTGCCTGTTTCCTGCACTGTTCAAACAGAATCTGCTGTCCTTCATCTACCTGATCCACTCGGTTCTTCCTCCAACATCAGTCCTCTGTCTGCTCAAGTGCCTCAGCCAGGACCCTCATCCAAACCCCTGGATCTCCGCTCTGGGTCGACAGTTGAGGAGGAGCCTGGGGGTGCACGATGAGGAGCCTCTGTACACTCCACTGTGCAGCCAAAGACTGAAGGAGCTGTCGCAGCGTTTGGTTGTTTCGGGGGAGACCGGCGGATGGGCCAAGTGCCTCACAGGTCCAACAGAAGAATCTGGATCTCAGAGTGCGTCtggtttgtcagagcttgggacacagaggaaaaggaaagtaaGTTTTGTCACCGTGGACTCTGGCGGTGAAGAGGAAACCGGACAGCAGAGCAAACGGATAAAGATGGATGTCTGTGGTAACGAGTGTGTCAGTGCAGAAGAACAGAACGCAAACGAGGAGACATCAGAAAGGTTAGAACGAGATGCTCGGGCAGAAACTCCTGCTGAAGAACTGCAGCCAGCACCAGGTCGTCTGTGTGACTCCCTGCCTGAACACATTAAGGTAGAGACATTAGTAAGGAAGCACTTTGTCTGAAATGTATCATCCATTTCTACTATgtgacacatttcttttcattcctcaAAAAGAGCTGGACTAATTAAATCAAGTTTACTAATCAGGCCATTTTTTTGATCACacagattgaaaatgaaatgataatattATTCCACTGTTTTTTGTTAGGTCTCTGTTCTTCAAATCAAAGAATTACTGGAAAATCAGACCGAGGtaggaaaatatgttttctgtcGTCTACCCAGCACATTTGGCACAGTCTTAAAATGATATTTGTTAATTCAATAATTATTAATTCTGTTGTCTGTTTGCAGTGGGACCAGAGCTCCGTGGATGTGTTCAAAGTGCTGAATGACTGTGACCCCGCCCAAGTGGGTCtacaaattttttttgctgacttttaaagatgtttttctcctctgtgtttatattttaaagtgATTTGCAAGATTTTATTTACCTGAATAATTTTCTTTCAATCAGGACAAAATATCAGATGCATCCTTCAGTGTAATGCTAAATAACACCAGTAGAAATGAGTTGAGTTAACATCTCAGCAAAAACTAAACACAAGCTTCATAAAAGGAGTATGTATTTAGATTGTGCTCCAGTACAATAAATAAAGTagggaaaacagaagaaaaatcaacTACCAGCCTGAATCCCACTGGTTAGTGTAGTGACTTCAATTCAATGTGATTTATCCTGTAGCTCCACTTGACAAGAGAGGAAGATTTTTCTTAACAACTCATATTATATGTGCAATTACTGACAGGGCTCTGATGAGACAATTCccacttctcttcctctgctttttaGGTGGAGGTGTTATGCACCTCGCTGAGTTTGTCTGATTTACCGGAGCAGATGTTGCCTAAACTGTGCAGCAGTGTTTTGACTCTCACCCCTGACCTCAGCTACAGCACGACTGCAACACTCATCAAGAGTCTCCTGCTGGACAAGGTACATCACCGGAAATGCAAaggatgcaacaaaaaaaggtctgcTGTGCTTGACAGTAATGGGATGATGTCCTGGTGCTGCCTTTGTAGGTCCTGTCCCTGTCAGAACCGGCCTCCAGAAGTCTGGTCACTGCCGTAACGTCACTGTGTAGCCACTATCCTAGACCCATGTGCCACGCTCTAATCGGACAAGTTCTTATGGAGAAGAACATAGGTGAGGAAAAGGCTGAGCTGCAACtacacaaattaataatttattaacaCAGTTTGTCCCCCCGGGGGGTCAGAATAGTAATCCAGCAGTGGATTCAGAGACCCTGGTTCAAGTatacataaaacaacaaacatgttttgataGTGTGGAGAGATGAGCCAGGACCTTTTACCCAGTCGTTTGCCCTCACATCAATTGATCCACTATTctgaactttgttttgttttcagggaATCCACAGGCTGAGTTGCTGAACAGACTGATAGAGAGCTGCCTGGATTCACACTACAGACTACTGCTGCTTCAGTACGATAAAACATATGAATTCTGTATTTCTATCTGTCAAATGCTGTGgatcttttcctgccagccccctagtaaaattttcCTGGAAGttagcccatgtgagaatgcaacAGGAAAATCCACAGCaagtgagtgtgcgtgcgtgttgatgactgtaaacaaaaacactgcacttCCACAGTGggattatcatcatgtcctgcctcgtGCATGCTCAACCCAGAAGCCACAAAacgttccagaaatgttcctgtttgtttgaaCTCGCCTGAattggacaatctcctgctgcggtCGTCATATTGAAcagcaaactccggaaaatgtccggacccaattttctaGACTTCTTCCGGagtacatgtctgaaaacagcttaagtgGCACAGAATAATAACAGGCTCAGaaggtgatttgtttttgcttttttgatgCAGTCTTTCACCTTATTCTTCTTCCAGAGTGACATTCAAGGTTGCATGGAGTGAGGCAGTGCTCTCCATTATCCACAGCTTGCTAGACTCCAAGGTTAGCACAGGGTTTTTTCATGGGAAAAGTGCTACAAGACCAGTCATAATATTATTTGCTATTGAAttacctgttgttttttttctctctttctcagccTGATCTGAATGAAGAAGTGTTCACACAATTCACTGCACAGCTCGTCAGCCAGGGTCCACAATTCACAAAGTCTGTGAAGTTTGCCAAAATTATGTTAACGGTCCTCACCAAATACAGCAGCCATGTGAGTTTGTAAATTTGTATCATGAATGAGGCTTTAACACTGGATGAAGCtctgtttgtaatttttctctctctctctacaattata from Scophthalmus maximus strain ysfricsl-2021 chromosome 3, ASM2237912v1, whole genome shotgun sequence carries:
- the mkrn4 gene encoding makorin, ring finger protein, 4 isoform X1, whose translation is MTSPPRNERLKDGSDLTSRALRATTATSRSHWLVARLIGERHFLSGSCRFGPRCHYRHEWPVIQSAQICRHFQKGVCWYGERCRFLHVLQSDVDAAVAGRRGSVPAVSSTSRVARAQPDRRGSEPTLMQAQMLSRHDCSRSGRLAHISNSNIGRLAVNITVEESQDTESLTASLESVQSSNAAEAGASDRRNEQQTSSTETTEEGAAAAASGTQGEVEALLQSKNVTCGICMDKVYEKTDLREQVFGILPNCSHAFCLQCIMTWRKMKDFEPDVVKSCPQCRVRSAFYVPNKYWVEGQAKESVIVAFKEKCRRKSCIYYARYGCCPFKTECLYRHDKSTRRRSFTYPTEDEDDYDGLDLLNFFIAMTLLSGDDDDDVDDYDFTFSDLTEEYGF
- the fance gene encoding Fanconi anemia group E protein yields the protein MFLSRFDGQSKLLVGSLMSGASGGLRALDVFHRQQRANPDMSLGPFIETLCQDEVPCPHPGAQTLTVKPLVCLFPALFKQNLLSFIYLIHSVLPPTSVLCLLKCLSQDPHPNPWISALGRQLRRSLGVHDEEPLYTPLCSQRLKELSQRLVVSGETGGWAKCLTGPTEESGSQSASGLSELGTQRKRKVSFVTVDSGGEEETGQQSKRIKMDVCGNECVSAEEQNANEETSERLERDARAETPAEELQPAPGRLCDSLPEHIKVSVLQIKELLENQTEWDQSSVDVFKVLNDCDPAQVEVLCTSLSLSDLPEQMLPKLCSSVLTLTPDLSYSTTATLIKSLLLDKVLSLSEPASRSLVTAVTSLCSHYPRPMCHALIGQVLMEKNIGNPQAELLNRLIESCLDSHYRLLLLQVTFKVAWSEAVLSIIHSLLDSKPDLNEEVFTQFTAQLVSQGPQFTKSVKFAKIMLTVLTKYSSHVTAPHKHSLSGCLTLNETFLKKSLQAALKRIAHTK
- the mkrn4 gene encoding makorin, ring finger protein, 4 isoform X2; translated protein: MTSPPRNERLKDGSDLTSRALRATTATSRSHWLVARLIGERHFLSGSCRFGPRCHYRHEWPVIQSAQICRHFQKGVCWYGERCRFLHVLQSDVDAAVAGRRGSVPAVSSTSRVARAQPDRRGSEPTLMQAQMLSRHDCSRSGRLAHISNSNIGRLAVNITVEESQDTESLTASLESVQSSNAAEAGASDRRNEQTSSTETTEEGAAAAASGTQGEVEALLQSKNVTCGICMDKVYEKTDLREQVFGILPNCSHAFCLQCIMTWRKMKDFEPDVVKSCPQCRVRSAFYVPNKYWVEGQAKESVIVAFKEKCRRKSCIYYARYGCCPFKTECLYRHDKSTRRRSFTYPTEDEDDYDGLDLLNFFIAMTLLSGDDDDDVDDYDFTFSDLTEEYGF
- the mkrn4 gene encoding makorin, ring finger protein, 4 isoform X3, producing MEGAWRQSQNTGRMDSGRGGGICRHFLSGSCRFGPRCHYRHEWPVIQSAQICRHFQKGVCWYGERCRFLHVLQSDVDAAVAGRRGSVPAVSSTSRVARAQPDRRGSEPTLMQAQMLSRHDCSRSGRLAHISNSNIGRLAVNITVEESQDTESLTASLESVQSSNAAEAGASDRRNEQQTSSTETTEEGAAAAASGTQGEVEALLQSKNVTCGICMDKVYEKTDLREQVFGILPNCSHAFCLQCIMTWRKMKDFEPDVVKSCPQCRVRSAFYVPNKYWVEGQAKESVIVAFKEKCRRKSCIYYARYGCCPFKTECLYRHDKSTRRRSFTYPTEDEDDYDGLDLLNFFIAMTLLSGDDDDDVDDYDFTFSDLTEEYGF